Proteins encoded together in one Saccopteryx leptura isolate mSacLep1 chromosome 7, mSacLep1_pri_phased_curated, whole genome shotgun sequence window:
- the ANKZF1 gene encoding tRNA endonuclease ANKZF1, giving the protein MSPAPAAAQAPTSVSLFDLSVDAPVLRGLSLVRHLPGETPAPALRISSPGSEKRASPERKPLHGPLDISEKLFCSTCDQTFQNHQEQREHYKLDWHRFNIKQRLKDKPLLSALDFEKRSSTGDLSSISGSEDSDSASEDDLQILDEERAEFEKSNRSRGSHSHRVLFQNAQGQFLYAYRCVLGPRQAPPEEPELLLQNLQTRGPRHCVVLMAAAGHFAGAIFQGREVVTHKTFHRYTVRAKHGTAQGLRDARGGASRSAGAHLRRYNEATLYKDVRDLLAGPGWAKALAETGTILLHAPRSGRSLFFGGQGAPLQRGDPRLWNIPLATRRPTFKELQRVLHKLTTLHVHGEDPRKTVKLDSPLTQWKTVRERKKAIEEERKVPSDENEALGQNEDSSKQGSGSEGEDDFQVELELVESTVGTLDLREFEVLPRRRRRKRNKREKKDLEAGAHMALPQQPQEDEALAQSAPLEPSLGEAKEPGQSELWDVLLAACRAGDVGMLKIKLAASPREPEALALLSAPLGSSGFTLLHAAAAAGRGSVVRLLLEAGADPTIQDSQTRPPYMVAADRSTRNEFRRFMEKHPDAYDYSKAQVPGPLTPEMEARQALRKREQKAARRHREEQQRRQREQEKREQEEQQRFAALSDREKRALAAERRLAAQLGAPAPQIPDSAVVSAGRCWSCGTSLQGLIPFHYLDCSFCSTRCLQDHRRRAGKPSS; this is encoded by the exons ATGTCGCCGGCTCcagctgcagcccaggctcctACGTCGGTCTCCCTGTTTGATCTCAGCGTGGATGCTCCGGTACTTCGGGGCCTGAGCCTGGTGAGACATCTTCCCGGGGAGACTCCGGCCCCAGCTCTGCGGATTTCCAGTCCAG GTTCAGAGAAGAGAGCAAGCCCAGAAAGAAAACCACTCCACGGTCCTCTGGATATTTCAGAGAAGTTATTTTGTTCAACTTGTGACCAGACCTTCCAGAACCACCAGGAACAG AGGGAACACTATAAGCTTGACTGGCATCGGTTTAACATAAAGCAACGTCTCAAGGACAAgcctctcctgtctgccctggacTTTGAAAAGCGGAGCTCCACAG GAGATCTTTCCAGCATCTCAGGATCAGAAGACTCAGACTCGGCCAGTGAGGACGACTTGCAGATACTGGATGAGGAGAGGGCTGAGTTTGAGAAATCTAACCGATCCCGAGGCTCCCACTCCCATCGAGTTCTTTTCCAgaatgcccagggccaatttcttTATGCCTATCGCTGTGTCCTGGGCCCTCGCCAG GCGCCCCCAGAAGAGCCAGAACTGCTGCTACAGAACCTGCAGACTAGAGGTCCTAGACACTGCGTGGTACTCATGGCTGCAGCTGGGCACTTTGCTGGTGCCATTTTCCAAGG AAGAGAAGTGGTGACACACAAAACCTTTCACCGCTACACAGTACGGGCCAAGCACGGCACAGCCCAGGGACTTCGTGATGCTCGGGGCGGAGCCTcgcgctctgctggagcccatcTGAGGCGCTACAATGAAGCCACACTATATAAG GATGTTCGGGACCTGCtggcagggccaggctgggccaaGGCGCTGGCGGAAACAGGGACGATACTGCTGCACGCCCCTCGCTCTGGCCGGTCCTTGTTCTTTGGAGGCCAGGGGGCACCCCTGCAACGAGGGGATCCCCGACTTTGGAATATCCCTCTTGCTACCCGCAGACCTACCTTCAAAGAGCTACAGCGTGTCCTGCATAAGCTGACCACGCTGCATGTCCATG GAGAAGACCCCCGGAAGACAGTCAAGTTGGACTCACCCCTGACACAGTggaagacagtgagagagaggaagaaggctatcgaggaagaaagaaaggtccCCAGTGATGAAAATGAGGCACTAGGGCAGAATGAGGACTCTTCCAAACAGG GTTCAGGGTCAGAGGGAGAGGATGACTTCCAGGTAGAGTTGGAGCTAGTCGAGTCGACAGTGGGAACCCTGGATCTTCGTGAGTTTGAGGTCTTGCCCAGgcggaggaggagaaaaaggaataagagggagaagaaagacctGGAGGCTGGGGCGCATATGGCTCTTCCCCAGCAACCTCAGGAAGACGAGGCCCTTGCCCAGTCAGCCCCTCTGGAGCCTTCCCTGGGCGAAGCGAAGGAACCTGGACAGTCGGAGCTGTGGGACGTGCTTCTCGCTGCGTGTCGAGCTGGAGATGTCGGGATGCTGAAAATCAAGCTAGCTGCCAGCCCCAGAGAACCTGAAGCTCTGGCTCTGCTCAGTGCCCCCTTGGGCTCCAGTGGCTTCACCCTCCTGCATGCAGCGGCTGCCGCTGGGAGAGGCTCGGTGGTCCGTCTGCTGCTGGAGGCGGGTGCTGACCCCAccatcca GGACTCCCAGACCCGGCCACCATATATGGTCGCAGCTGACAGATCAACACGTAATGAGTTCCGAAGGTTCATGGAGAAGCATCCCGATGCTTACGATTACAGCAAGGCTCAG GTGCCGGGGCCACTGACACCAGAAATGGAGGCACGGCAGGCTCTGCGGAAAAGGGAGCAGAAGGCAGCTCGGCGACACCGGGAGGAGCAGCAGCGGAGGCAGCGGGAGCAGGAGAAGCGGGAGCAGGAAGAGCAGCAGCGATTTGCTGCTCTCAGcgacagagagaag AGAGCTCTGGCTGCAGAGCGCCGCCTGGCTGCCCAGCTGGGAGCCCCTGCCCCTCAGATCCCCGACTCCGCGGTCGTCAGTGCTGG ACGCTGCTGGAGCTGTGGGACTTCCCTCCAAGGCCTCATTCCTTTTCATTACCTTGACTGCTCTTTCTGCTCCACGCGCTGCCTCCAGGATCACCGCCGTCGGGCTGGGAAGCCCTCTTCCTGA